A genomic region of Deltaproteobacteria bacterium contains the following coding sequences:
- the otsB gene encoding trehalose-phosphatase, protein MNHSQRQIYLFSKPGLRALRTFIDAATLFAFDLDGTLAAIVDDPQQIEISMALKRELNDLKTRAATAVITGRSREDAQGHLGFMPDYLVGNHGAEGVPGWEKRPDTFRSLVRAWDDQLHSILPQSAEEGIVIENKGNSLSIHYRNALQRLPAKELVLRAVDQLNPKPKRLGGKCVVNLLPEEAPDKGEAVLELMRRGDYRKVFFAGDDLTDEDVFRLRMDALFTVRIGPQRQSEALYYLKDQQEMLPLLRSINGLLREVAKKTENHPIAVK, encoded by the coding sequence ATGAATCATTCCCAAAGGCAGATTTACCTTTTCAGCAAGCCCGGACTGCGTGCCCTGAGAACGTTTATCGATGCGGCGACGCTGTTTGCGTTCGATCTGGATGGTACGCTGGCCGCCATCGTGGATGATCCGCAGCAGATTGAAATATCGATGGCGTTGAAGCGGGAATTGAATGACTTAAAGACACGGGCCGCCACTGCCGTGATCACCGGTCGGTCTCGCGAAGACGCACAGGGGCATCTGGGCTTCATGCCCGATTATCTGGTGGGGAACCACGGAGCGGAAGGTGTTCCCGGATGGGAGAAGCGACCGGATACATTCCGCAGCCTCGTACGGGCATGGGATGACCAGTTACATTCGATTCTTCCCCAATCCGCTGAAGAGGGTATTGTGATTGAGAACAAGGGAAACTCGCTTTCCATACATTACCGAAACGCGCTCCAGCGATTACCGGCCAAGGAACTTGTCCTGCGGGCGGTTGATCAGCTCAATCCGAAACCCAAACGCCTGGGCGGGAAATGTGTTGTCAACCTGCTCCCTGAGGAGGCACCGGACAAAGGAGAGGCCGTCCTCGAACTCATGCGGCGGGGAGATTACAGGAAAGTTTTCTTCGCGGGGGATGACCTGACGGACGAAGATGTGTTTCGGCTCAGGATGGATGCTCTTTTTACGGTCCGGATCGGCCCACAGAGGCAGAGTGAAGCCCTGTACTATCTGAAAGACCAGCAGGAAATGCTTCCCCTGCTCCGCAGCATCAATGGCCTCCTGCGTGAGGTGGCGAAAAAAACGGAAAACCACCCTATCGCTGTAAAATAG